A stretch of Phoenix dactylifera cultivar Barhee BC4 chromosome 16, palm_55x_up_171113_PBpolish2nd_filt_p, whole genome shotgun sequence DNA encodes these proteins:
- the LOC103709176 gene encoding transcription factor bHLH84-like: MEPAEVVPEASWSSFNSTMPIKESEIMAHLLGTYNFPIEHDHHDPSFGNPSISWSSDHVSDLYYCLDSVNADANTSSYYWPQGDDSSMSTSSFFAPPSGYEGCYLSGSNEVPGINASSASMDYYLVGEKLPTSSVQVASINPPNVDPISLNDMTNSDDMGDSGMNISEFTIPDHLSQPKRRLHVSEDDKPAESPKKKVPKTSKKVQSKRAEKSTKSGDEEESNVVVNGQSSSCCSSEDNWNASQEPNGGGCTSPSSKGPPALNLNGKTRASRGAATDPQSLYARKRRERINERLRILQKLVPNGTKVDISTMLEEAVQYVKFLQLQIKLLSSDELWMYAPIAYNGMSIGLDLRISPQQQ; this comes from the exons ATGGAGCCTGCAGAAGTGGTTCCAGAGGCGAGTTGGAGCTCATTCAATTCAACCATGCCAATTAAGGAGTCTGAGATAATGGCACATTTGCTCGGTACCTACAACTTCCCAATCGAGCATGATCATCATGACCCAAGCTTTGGAAATCCATCAATATCTTGGTCTTCTGATCATGTTTCTGATTTGTACTATTGTCTGGATAGTGTTAATGCCGACGCTAACACCAGCTCTTACTACTGGCCTCAAGGGGATGATAGTAGTATGAGTACTAGTAGCTTCTTTGCTCCCCCTTCTGGATATGAGGGCTGCTATCTTAGTGGATCCAATGAGGTCCCTGGGATCAATGCTAGCTCTGCATCCATGGATTATTACTTGGTGGGGGAGAAACTACCTACCTCATCAGTTCAGGTGGCTTCCATTAACCCTCCAAATGTAGATCCCATAAGCTTGAATGACATGACTAACAGTGATGATATGGGAGACTCCGGCATGAATATCTCAGAATTCACTATTCCTGATCATTTGTCACAACCCAAAAGAAGGCTCCATGTGAGCGAGGATGATAAGCCTGCTGAAAGTCCTAAGAAGAAG GTCCCTAAGACTTCCAAGAAGGTGCAATCAAAGAGAGCTGAGAAGAGTACTAAAAGTGGCGATGAGGAAGAGAGCAATGTTGTTGTGAATGGGCAGAGTTCCAGTTGCTGCAGCTCCGAGGACAACTGGAATGCTTCCCAGGAACCCAATGGAGGGGGCTGCACAAGTCCCAGCTCAAAAGGTCCTCCTGCTCTTAACTTGAATGGCAAAACAAGAGCTAGCCGGGGGGCGGCGACCGACCCCCAAAGCCTCTATGCAAGG aaaaggagggagagaatCAATGAGAGGCTGAGGATATTACAGAAACTTGTACCTAATGGAACAAAA GTAGACATAAGCACAATGCTGGAAGAGGCTGTTCAGTATGTGAAGTTCTTGCAGCTCCAGATCAAG CTTTTGAGCTCGGATGAACTGTGGATGTACGCTCCCATAGCTTACAATGGGATGAGCATTGGCCTCGATTTAAGGATCTCTCCTCAGCAGCAATGA